The Setaria italica strain Yugu1 chromosome IX, Setaria_italica_v2.0, whole genome shotgun sequence genome has a window encoding:
- the LOC101765415 gene encoding expansin-B11, whose amino-acid sequence MASTTSTTVMVAVVVASLVGGAVCGPPKVPPGKNISATCDGKWLDAKATWYGKATGAGPDDNGGACGYKDVNKAPFNSMNACGNSPIFKDGLGCGSCYEIKCDKPAECSGEPVIVHITDMNDEPIAAYHFDLAGTAFGAMAKKGEEEKLRKAGIIDMQFRRVKCKYPADTKIAFHIEKGCNPNYFALLVKYAAGDGDIVAVDIKEKGSDEFVPLKHSWGAIWRIDSPKPIKGPIAVRLTSEGGTKLEQDDVIPEGWKPDTVYTSKLQF is encoded by the coding sequence ATGGCCtcgacgacgtcgacgacggTGATGGTGGCGGTGGTTGTGGCGTCGCTGGTTGGCGGCGCGGTGTGCGGCCCTCCCAAGGTCCCCCCCGGCAAGAACATCTCTGCGACGTGCGACGGCAAGTGGCTGGACGCCAAGGCGACGTGGTACGGCAAGGCGACGGGCGCCGGCCCCGACGACAacggcggcgcgtgcgggtaCAAGGACGTGAACAAGGCCCCCTTCAACAGCATGAACGCGTGCGGCAACTCCCCCATCTTCAAGGACGGCCTCGGCTGCGGCTCCTGCTACGAGATCAAGTGCGACAAGCCCGCCGAGTGCTCCGGCGAGCCCGTCATCGTCCACATCACGGACATGAACGACGAGCCCATCGCCGCCTACCACTTCGACCTCGCCGGCACCGCCTTCGGCGCCATGGCCAAGaagggcgaggaggagaagctgcGCAAGGCCGGCATCATCGACATGCAGTTCCGCCGCGTCAAGTGCAAGTACCCCGCCGACACCAAGATCGCCTTCCACATCGAGAAGGGCTGCAACCCCAACTACTTCGCCCTCCTCGTCAAgtacgccgccggcgacggcgacatcGTCGCCGTCGACATCAAGGAGAAGGGCTCCGACGAGTTCGTGCCCCTCAAGCACTCCTGGGGCGCCATCTGGAGGATCGACAGCCCCAAGCCCATCAAGGGCCCCATCGCCGTCCGTCTCACCAGCGAGGGAGGAACCAAGCTCGAACAGGACGACGTCATCCCAGAAGGATGGAAGCCCGACACCGTCTACACCTCCAAGCTCCAGTTCTAA
- the LOC101763522 gene encoding tubulin-folding cofactor A, with protein sequence MATLRNLKIKTSTCKRIVKELRSYEKEVEKEAAKTANMKENGADPYDLKQQENVLAESRMMVPDCHKRLETALADLKATLAELKEANEQGAEIGEAESTITEVEAVVKPTEE encoded by the exons ATGGCCACCCTGAGGAACTTGAAGATCAAGACGTCGACGTGCAAGAGGATCGTCAAGGAGCTGCGCTCGTACGAGAAGGAGGTGGAGAAGGAGGCGGCCAAGACCGCCAACATGAAGGAGAACGGCGCCGATCCTTACGATCTCAAGCAGCAG GAGAATGTTTTAGCTGAGTCGAGGATGATGGTTCCAGACTGCCACAAGCGACTTGAGACTGCTCTGGCAGACTTGAAAGCAACACTG GCTGAACTGAAGGAGGCAAATGAACAAGGTGCTGAGATTGGAGAAGCTGAGAGTACTATCACGGAGGTCGAAGCTGTGGTCAAGCCAACAGAAGAATGA
- the LOC101763928 gene encoding expansin-B11, which yields MASTTSTTVMVAVVVASLVGGAVCGPPKVPPGKNISATCDGKWLDAKATWYGKATGAGPDDNGGACGYKDVNKAPFNSMNACGNSPIFKDGLGCGSCYEIKCDKPAECSGEPVIVHITDMNDEPIAAYHFDLAGTAFGAMAKKGEEEKLRKAGIIDMQFRRVKCKYPADTKIAFHIEKGCNPNYFALLVKYAAGDGDIVAVDIKEKGSDEFVPLKHSWGAIWRIDSPKPIKGPIAIRLTSEGGTKLEQDDVIPEGWKPDTVYTSKLQF from the coding sequence ATGGCCtcgacgacgtcgacgacggTGATGGTGGCGGTGGTTGTGGCGTCGCTGGTTGGCGGCGCGGTGTGCGGCCCTCCCAAGGTCCCCCCCGGCAAGAACATCTCTGCGACGTGCGACGGCAAGTGGCTGGACGCCAAGGCGACGTGGTACGGCAAGGCGACGGGCGCCGGCCCCGACGACAacggcggcgcgtgcgggtaCAAGGACGTGAACAAGGCCCCCTTCAACAGCATGAACGCGTGCGGCAACTCCCCCATCTTCAAGGACGGCCTCGGCTGCGGCTCCTGCTACGAGATCAAGTGCGACAAGCCCGCCGAGTGCTCCGGCGAGCCCGTCATCGTCCACATCACGGACATGAACGACGAGCCCATCGCCGCCTACCACTTCGACCTCGCCGGCACCGCCTTCGGCGCCATGGCCAAGaagggcgaggaggagaagctgcGCAAGGCCGGCATCATCGACATGCAGTTCCGCCGCGTCAAGTGCAAGTACCCCGCCGACACCAAGATCGCCTTCCACATCGAGAAGGGCTGCAACCCCAACTACTTCGCCCTCCTCGTCAAgtacgccgccggcgacggcgacatcGTCGCCGTCGACATCAAGGAGAAGGGCTCCGACGAGTTCGTGCCCCTCAAGCACTCCTGGGGCGCCATCTGGAGGATCGACAGCCCCAAGCCCATCAAGGGCCCCATCGCCATCCGTCTCACCAGCGAGGGAGGAACCAAGCTCGAACAGGACGACGTCATCCCAGAAGGATGGAAGCCCGACACCGTCTACACCTCCAAGCTCCAGTTCTAA